TTTGTCCCACGGTCATCAACGGATTCAGACAGGCACGCGGATCTTGAAAGACCATTTGCATTTGCCGCCGCTGCTGCTGCAGTGCTGCCCGGGGTAGGTGGGTGATATCCCGGCCTAAAAACTCTATCGTGCCGCTGGTGGGTCGCATAATTTGCAGGATGGTACGGGATAGGGTGCTTTTGCCACAACCCGACTCGCCCACCAAGCCCAGAATTTCACCAGGATACAGATCCAGGGATACGCCATCAACGGCGCGAATGGTGCGATCGCTTTTACCGTTTCCCGATTGCCCCGGCTTACTGAACAGTCGTGCGAGAAAACTTTCTTCTAGGGTGAAGTACTGTTTCAGATCCCGAATTCGCAGGAGAGGAATGGGTTCATTGGATTCCGCTATCGTTACTGTCGCTTGGGGAGTAAGGTTTGTGTCGGTGGAATCCGTTTGAATGTGGAGAGCGGATTGGAGGAGCGATCGCGTATACGGGTGCTGGGGATGGGTGAGGACGTCGCGCACCATTCCGGTTTCCACCATCTTGCCGCCATACATCACCGCAATGCGATCGCAGTATTCCGCCACCATTGCCAGGTCGTGGGAAATCAGGATTAGCGCCATTTGCCGTTCCTGGCAAAGGCGGGTTAGTTCGTTCAGAATTTGGGTGGCAACGGTGACATCCAGGCTGGTAGTGGGTTCATCGGCCACGATCAGCTTGGGATTTAGAAGTAGGGCAAGGGCGATCGCCACCCGTTGCCGCATACCGCCGCTAAATTCGTGGGGATATTGCCCCCAGCGCTCCGCCGGAATATTCACCGCCGCCAGGGTTTCCAGGGCTAGGGCTTTGGCGTCTGCGGTCGATAGGTCAGGACGGTGAGCTTGCAACGTTTCCAGGCAGTGGTCACCAATGGTCATCAG
The Synechococcales cyanobacterium T60_A2020_003 DNA segment above includes these coding regions:
- a CDS encoding ABC transporter ATP-binding protein, which gives rise to MNDVLLQVDQLRVAYPYSFRQTTQTEADEAGDRTQWAVDDVSFTLKPGERLGLVGESGCGKSTLGRAIMRLLPAQSQIQGQVSFEGRSVLDLSPRDLRIFRGESIALVFQDPMTRLDPLMTIGDHCLETLQAHRPDLSTADAKALALETLAAVNIPAERWGQYPHEFSGGMRQRVAIALALLLNPKLIVADEPTTSLDVTVATQILNELTRLCQERQMALILISHDLAMVAEYCDRIAVMYGGKMVETGMVRDVLTHPQHPYTRSLLQSALHIQTDSTDTNLTPQATVTIAESNEPIPLLRIRDLKQYFTLEESFLARLFSKPGQSGNGKSDRTIRAVDGVSLDLYPGEILGLVGESGCGKSTLSRTILQIMRPTSGTIEFLGRDITHLPRAALQQQRRQMQMVFQDPRACLNPLMTVGQSIADPLLIHRLADRVRAKTAVVAMLERVGLTPAAEFYNRYPGDLSGGQQQRVAIARALITHPKLLICDEPVSMLDASVQSQVLELMLELKDEFDLTYLFITHDLWVARYLCDRIAVMNAGKIVEIGDTASIFSHPQHPYTQVLLSAIPLLQTL